Sequence from the Corallococcus sp. EGB genome:
GGCTTGCACACCCCGGGCGATGAGCACGGTGAAGGCCTTCAATCCGGGAGCATCGCGCGGCGGGCCGGCCAGGGTCATGCCCGCGCCCGTTGCCAGAACCATACCCTGCGACAGGTCTGTCGTTCCGGGGGGTTGGAGCGACTCGGGACCCTTGGGGCTGAAAAAAGCTCAGGCACGGAAGTGCCCAATCCTGAAACCCTGGCGGGTGGGATGCCGTGGGACACGGGGATGGCGAGGGGTGTAAAGGCAGGCGGCAGGAGGCACGATGGCGCGCACGCGGACGGTGGGCAGTGGGGGCCTGACGGCCCTGGCAATGGCCCTGGCGGCCTTCCTGGCCTTCGGAGGCGGCTGCCGGGAGCAACCCCCGCTGACGGGCGCGCGGAGCCTCCTGCGGGTCTCCCAGGAGTCCGTGGAGTTCCCGGCCAGCTACCCCCAGGTGGAGCGGCAGGTGGAGCTCCGGGTGATGAACGCGGGCCGCACGACGCTGGACGTGGAGTGGACGCAGCTGACGCCGCCCTTCGCCGCGGTGGGGCTGCCCACGCGGATGGACCCGGGCGAGGTCCCGGTCCGGCTGACCTACAAGCCGGAGGCCACGGGCGTGCGGACGGCCACGCTGGTGGGGCGGGCGCCGGGGGGCGGCGAGGTGCGGGTGGAGCTGCGCGGCCAGGCGAACCCGCTCCCGGACTGCCCCACGCCGGTGGCCTGCCACGCCTCCACGTTCGACGTGGCGGCGGAAGGGTGCGTTGAGACGCAGCTGCCGGACGGCACGGCGTGCGACCCGGGCAACGCATGCATCCAGGACGCGGCGTGCGCGGCGGGGCGGTGCAAGGGCAAGGAGCGCGTCTGCGACGACGGCGACGCGTGCACCACGGACGTGTGCAACCCGCTGGATGGGTGCACGTCGGTGCCGGCGCCGCCGTGTCCGGGGGACGGCAGGTGCCAGGTGGGCGTGTGCGATCCGAAGGTGGGGTGCACGCTGGCGAAGGCGCCGGACGGGACGTTCTGCGGCCCCGAGCGCGGCTGTGACGCGGCGGACGTGTGCCTGGACGGGATGTGCCAGCGCCGCGACCCGCCGGACGGCTTCCAGTGCGCGCCGGCCAGCCCCTGCCAGGGGCCGGGGAGGTGCAGGGGCTCCGTGTGCGAGCGCCCCACCGCGACGGCGCTGGCGCCGGACTGGACCTACGACGCGGCCTCCAACGGCGAGGCGCTGCACGACCTGCTGGTGGGGCCCACGGGGGACGTGACGCTGGTGGGCTTCTTCGTGCCGGCGCTGCTGGACGCGGCGGGCCCGGTGCCGGTGCGCGCGCGCGTGGCCGGGCGCCGGTGCATGCTGTGGAACGACCGGCTGTTGTGCATGGACCTGCCGCTGTCCGGGCAGGTGTCGCTGTTGGACCGGGTGACGGGCTCGCCGAGGTGGACGTTCGACCTGACGACGGTGCGGCCCGACTTCACGCAAGGGCTGACGACGCTGTTCATGGCGCGGCTGGGGGTGATGCAGCCGGACCGGCTGGCGGCGCTCTTCGAGGCGTACCCGGCGGGCACGTCGCGCGACACGCTGTGCCGGGAGTACTTCCTGGTGGTGTTGGATGCCTTTGGCGGGATGGTGTCCGCGCAGGCGTTGAAGGATCCGCTGCTCGCCGAGTGCAACCACCCGCACCCGTACGGCGTCGCGTCCGACGTGGCGGGCGACCTGTACGTGGCGTTCGGGCCCACGCAGAACGTGGGCGCGCCGCTGTATCCGGGAGCGCCCACGTTGTTGATGGCGTTCTCGCAGGACGGCGTGCCGCGCTGGCGCAAGACGGAGGCCTTCGCCGCGGGGGAGCTGGCCATCGTGAACGGGCTGTTGCTCAACGAGCGCTCCACGCAGGCGCTGCGCACGCGGGACGGGCAGCCGGTGGCCTCGCGGACCTTCCCGAGGGAGCTGGGCCGCGCGCTGGCGACCTCCACGCACCTCATCCCCTCGCCGTCCGAGGACGACACCGCGAACGAGTGGCGGCTGGAGGGCTATGCGCTGCCGGACCTCGCGCCGTCCTGGACGCACGGGTTCCGGGGGTGGCCGGGGCCGGTGGCGCCGGAGGCGCGGCTGGCGAGCTGGACCACCTGGCCGGGCCAGCCGCCGGAGACGGTGGTGGTGGGCACGGGCATGGACGCGCAGGGGCCGGTGCTGTTCGCGGTGAGCGCGAAGGATGGCAGCGAGGTGTTCCAGTGCCGGGTGCCCCACGCGGCGACGCCCGCGCAGTTCCTGGAGCTGGGGCCGGACAGCGTGGTGCTGATGGACAACGCGACGACGTGCGGCGAGTGCGATCCACCCTACGCGTACAGCCAGGCGCGCTTCCGCCGCTTCCCGATTCCGGGCCTGAAGCCCGCGGAGGAGCCCTGGCCCGGAACGTTTGGCGGGCCAGGGCACGACCATCACGAGGACCCGGTGCGCGGGCGCTGAAGCCCACACGGGCTCACGGCGTGAGCGCGGTCCAGTCGCTGTTGGGCACGGACACCTGGAAGTTGTACGTGCCGTTGGTCCAGCACAGGCCGTAGGGGCCCAACTGGCTGCTGTTGCTCGCGTCGAGCGCGGGCCATGCGCTCACGATGTAGATCTGGATGCCGGAGGCGCGCACGCGGGGGAACGCGGGGCAGCGCTGCGCCACGTCCATCAGGTAGTGCGACTCCCACATCGTCCAGCCGGTGGCGAAGCCGGAGCTGCCGCAGATGGGCGTCAGCTTCTCCTCCCAGAGCCCCTGCGTGAAGTTGTAGAGCAGCCCGTGCGCGCAGCCGCTGCCGTCCTTGTAGACCTCCGTGAAGTAGCGCTCCTCGCCGTCCAGCACGCGCACGTACTTGCCCTTCCACGTCGCGTCCATGCCCTCGAAGGTCTGCCAGCCCGTGGCGCCGTCGAAGCCGCAGTGGTCCCAGAAGCCATGCGCGTGCGCCGTCGTCGCCATGCCCGAATAGCGCCAGTGCGCCGTCACCGTCTCCACGCATGAATTGCCCGCCGGCATGTGCGTGGGCGCATAGATCGTCGTCCCGATCGCGTTGTCCGGGATGACCAGGTCCGTCTGCGCGTCGTTGGCCGCGAAGATGCCCTGGCCCTGGTTCACCCAGAAGCCCCGGTCCCCGGAGCCCGGGAAGATGTCCGGAATGGGGTCGCGCGGGCGCGGACGGCTGGAGCGCTCCGGCAGCCGCGCCGCCGCGCCCTTCAACACCTCGTTCGCCTGCGGCTGGGTGTTGGGAAGGGGCTGGCCGTGCACCTTCTCGTCGAAGGGCTGCGGCGCCGCCGTCAGCGCCTGCCCCTCCGGCACCGGCACGCCATACGGCAGCCGCGCAGTCGCGTCCTCCGCCAGCACCGGCGCGCCCACCAGCCCCGCCACCACCGCCACGGTCTTCCACGACGTTCCACGCATGGGTCTTCCCTCTCCGTCTGGAGTTGAGAGGGATTAAAACAGCTTAAGCAGTAAAATTGGCAATAGGTGATTACCGCAGGGCGGCGAGATCCAGGATGCGCCCCTCGCGCAATGTTCCATCCGCGTCACGCGTGAGGGGCAGGCCCACCGCGGTGACGTCCCCGGGCCGGGTGCGCGTGAGCCACCCCAGCCAGGCGCAGAGCGCGGCGTCCAGCTGGTCGTGCGTGCATGTCCCCGCGTCCATGAAGCGCAGACCCCCGGCCTCCAGCAGGGCCTGTCTTCGCGCGCGTCCCTCCGGCGAGGCCTTTGCCCCCAACTTCTCCACAGCCAGCGCGCGCCAGGTGGCGCCGGGGAAGGCCTCGAGGAGGCGCGCGCGGGACAGCGCCGGCGTGTCCAGGTCCAGCATGGGCACGCGGGCATGGGTCCGCAGCGCGGCGAACAGCAGCACGCCGCCGCGCACGAAGCCCGCGAAGGGCGCACCGGGCAGGGGCAGCACGTCCGGGGTCCGGCCCGGAGCGCGCAGCCGCGCTTCCGCGTCCCGCACCCGGGCGCCGGGGCTCGCCAGCGCCTGCGGCCCGTCCACCACCACCACGTCGCCGGGCCCCACGGCGAAGGCCTCCGCGAGCGCCTCCGGGTCCAGCGCGTGGCGTGCCCGTGGCACGGGCCACGCGCGCTGGGAGAAGCGAACGCGGCCGTCGCGGTCCACCACGGCCTCGTCCACGGGGCGGGGCGCGCGGGCGAAGGGGTCTGTCAGGTCCCAGCCCACGAAGCGGTGCGCGTCCGTCATCGCGTGCCTTCCTGCTGCGGGGCCGGACACCGGGCGTTAGGAGGGGTCGCCTTCACTTCCACCCAAGGTGACACGCACATGCACTACCGTCCGCTGGGCCGCACCGGCCTGTTTGTCTCTGAACTGTGTTTCGGCGCCATGACCTTCGGTGGCGAAGGCTACTGGAAGAACATCGGGCAGCAGGGCCAGGCGGAGGCCGACGCGCTGGTGGGCCGGTGCCTGGACGCGGGCATCAACTTCTTCGACACCGCGAACGTGTATTCGTATGGGCAGTCGGAGGAGCTGCTCGGCAAGGCGCTCGCGGCGAGGCGGTCGCAGGTGGTGCTGGCCACCAAGGTGCGCGGCCGCATGGGCCCGGGCCAGAACGAGGTGGGCCTGTCGCGCTACCACGTCTTCGACTCCGTGCACGCGAGCCTCAAGCGCCTGGGCACGGACCACATCGACCTCTTGCAGATCCACGGCTACGACGCGGCCACCCCGCTGGACGAGACGCTGCGCGCGCTGGACGACCTCGTGCGCCAGGGCAAGGTGCGCTACCTGGGCGCGTCCAACCTGGCCGCGTGGCAGCTGATGAAGGCGCTGGGCCTGAGCGACCACCGCGGCCTGTCCCGCTTCGAATCGCTGCAGGCCTACTACTCCATCGCCGGCCGCGACCTGGAGCGCGAGCTGGTGCCGCTGCTGAAGGACCAGCAGGTGGGCCTGATGGTGTGGAGCCCGCTCGCGGGCGGCTTCCTGTCCGGCAAGTACCGCCGCAACGCCGAAGGCCCCGAGGGCGCCCGCCGCACCACCTTCGACTTCCCGCCCGTGGACCGCGAGCGCGCGTACAACGCCATCGACGTGATGGACGCGGTCGCGAAGGAGACAGGCGCCACCGTGGCGCGCGTGGCGCTCGCGTGGCTCCTGCACCAGCCGCACGTCACCACCGTCATCCTCGGCGCGAAGACGCAGGCCCAGCTGGAGGACAACCTGGCCGCGACCGAGCTGCGCCTCAGCCCCGAGCACCTCGCGAAGCTGGACGCCGTCTCCCGGCTGCCCCCTGAGTACCCCGGCTGGATGGTGGAGCGTCAGAACGCGGACCGGCTGCCCCCGGCCCGCTGAACCGGTTGCTCCTGGAGTCCTACGCACACGGAGTTTTCCAAAATCGCTGGATGGACACGACCTGGCGCGTCTCAACGACGCACCGTGTGATCGCGGTGCGTTCGTTTTTACAGCCTGTCAGGGGCGGCAGGCGGCGCGTGACGCAGGTTCCCCTATGAGTCCGGCGGCGAAAGAGACGGAGGGTGTTTGGGATTGGGGCGGACTTCCAATATCTTGGGGAGTGCGAAGCGTTCGGTCACCCGAGCGCGTTCCATGGGGCCCACGCGCCTGCCGGCAGCACACCCATGAGGTCGGCATCCACGTGGAAGGACAGTCGCCCGGATGACCTTGGAGGTCCGGTGTGCGACGTCTCTTTTCGCTCCGTGGGGGGCCTGTCCGGGCCCCGGGTCATCCCCGGGGCCCGGCTAACCTTTCCCGGTGCCGCGGCTAGTTCGAAGCGTCGAGGCGCGAGCCGCCGCTGACGTCGACGTTGGAGCTCTGGGGCCGCTTCGACAGGCGGATGATGCTGCCGCCGGACGCGTCACCGGAGACCTTGGAGGGGGCGTCGGCCTCCACGATGGAGCCGCCGCTGGCCTCGGCCTCCAGCTGCTCCAGGCCCTGGAGCTTCTGGGCATGCACCTGGGAGCCGCCGCTGGCCTCGACGTCCAGCCGCGTCGCGCGGCCGTTCAGGGTGATCTCGGAGCCGCCGCTGGCCTCGGCGTCCACCTTCCTGGCGTCCACGCCGCGCACGGTGACCACCGCGCCGCCGCTGGCCTCGGCGCCGAACTCACCGGACGCGGTGGCCTCGGCGTCCATGCGGGCGCCGCCGCTGGCCTCCACGTGGTCGATGCGGGGCGAGGACACGATGAGCCTCACCCGGCCGTTGAGGCCGTCCCAGCCCTTGCGCTCCACGCGCGTGGTGAGGATGCCGTCCTCCACCCTCAGCTGGATGCGGGAGAGGTTCTCCGGGGAGCCCTCCAGGCGGACGGACTTGGGCCCCACCTTCACTTCGGCGCGCATGCCGTGGCTCACGGAGACGCCGTGGAAGTCCTCCACCTGGCGCGTCTCGCCGGCGTCCTGGGAGGCGGAGGGCTTCGTGGCCTCCGCCGCGTGGGCGGTGCAGGCGGTGGCGGCGAGGCAGCAGACGGCGAGCAGGGACAGCGAGGGCATCCTCATGGGCGGCTCCAGTCAGGGCGCGAGGACGTAGGAGCACGCCTCCGCGGAATGTCCCGGGTACGGAGGAGGCCGGCGGGTGATTGCGTGGGGCTGGCGAGAACCTGTCCGACAGCAGGACAGGCTCAGGGGTTGTCCAGCATCTCCAGGGGGACCCGGACGGAGGTGGTGTCGTCGGGTTTGATCTCCACCACGAGCTTCAGGGGCCGGCCGGTGCCGTCCACGAGCTTCAGGGTGTGCCTGCCCACCGGGAGGGCGACCTTGGTGAGCGGGGTTTCGCCCAGGGGGCGTCCGGCCAGGGTCACGCGGGCGGAGGGCTCGGTGATGAGGGTGAGGAAGCCCTGGGGCACGGCCGCTTCGGCGGCGCCGTCGTCCGGAGCGGGGAGGTCGCTCTCCGCGTCGTCGGCGGGAGCGGCGGCGGTGCGGGACCTGGCGCGGGCCGGGGTGGCGGGGTCGCTGGCGTCGCGCTTGCCCTTGCGGACGGGGGGGCGCGTCTTCCCCTTGGGAGTCTGGGGGTCGTCGGCGGTGTCGGTGCTGGCCGGCGCCGGGTCCGAGGGCGCGGCTTGCGGAGGCGTCGCGTCGGCGACGGCGGGTTCGGCGGTGGCCGGCTTCCGGGCCTCGGGTTCAGGGGAGGGAGGCGGTGGAGAAGTTGTGGAGGACTTCGCGTCCTGCCCGTGAGAGGGCGCGGAGCTCCAGAGCGCGGACACGCGGCCCCCGTCGAGTCCCAGGGCGACGGTGACGCCGAGTCCCGCGATGCCGAGGATGCCGATGCCGGCCGCGATGAGTGCGCCCGTGCGACGGCGGGGCGGAGCGGGGGGCCCCTCGTTGATGAAGTCGTGCGGTTCGGTGGGGCGGCCGGAGGCGCGAGCCGGGGTGGAGCGCGAGGGAGGCGAGGACTGCTTGCGGCGCGAGGCCGGCGAGCGGCGGACGGCCGGCGTGTTCTCCGGGGCCTCTTCGGGAGGCAGGGACGGCACGCGAGAGATGGCCGTCTCGCCGTCGTTCAGCAGGGGCTGCGGCGCGGTGTGGGGTTGGGTGACGCGGAGGCTGTCCGTCGTGGACGCGCGCGAGGGGCGGGGCCGGGAGTCCTCGGCGCTGGAGTTCGAGGTGTCACGCGAGGGGCGGGGCCGGGAGTCCTCGGCGCTGGAGTTCGAGGCGTCACGCGAGGGGCGGGGCCGGGAGTCCTCGGGAGGCACGTTGAAGGCCTCACGCGGCGGACGGGGACGCGAGTCCTCCGCATGGGACGCATCCCGAGCGGCCCGTCCCCGCGGCTCCTCCGCGGCATCCCGAGCAGAACGCGAACGCGGCTCCTCGGAGCCATGGGCGGAATCCCGAGCGGCCCGCGCGCGACCGTCCTCGGAAGGCCCTTCCCGTCCACTCCGCGCCCGGGCCTCATCGGCAGGAGGCACGAAGGCCGGAGGCCGCGCCTTCGGCACTTCCGGAGGCTGCGCGCCCACGCGCGACAGCGGCGTGAGGATGGTCTCTCCCTCGACGTAACCGGGGGCCGCCGTGACGGGCGCCGTGATGCGCAGCGACGAATCCATCATCACCGGCGGCAGGGCCGGCTGGGTGCGCACGCCGGGTTCGGAGTCCTCGGGCTGCGCGGACAGCTCGTTCGTGGGAGGAGGGGGCCGGATCGGCTCCGTCGCGGGCGAAACCCGGCGCGAGGCCGCCGTCGAAGCGGGCTTGCGGACCGCCAGCTCCTCCGTCGTGTTCCGGCGTCCGGACGTGCCCGGCGCGGGCGCCGGCGGCGCCTTCGCCGGAGCGGGCGCCTTGGGAGGCGCCGCGGGCGTCCGGGGCGGCGGCGCCACGGCGGGAGGCGCTACGACCGGCTCCGGGACGTCTCCGCCCCCGGCAATCACCTTCGCCACCTGCGTCTCGCTGGAGGTGCCGTCCCCGGAGGACTGCGCGCTCATGAGCAGCAGGCGGGTCTGGTCGCGGCGCTCGGTGAACAGCCGCAGCATCAGCTCGCTGCTCTGCTCGGGGTGCCAGATGCGCGGGCCCACGGCGCGCTCGATGGCGCGGGCGAACTCCAGCGTGGTGCCGTAGCGGTCCTCGCGCCGCTTCGCGAGCGCCTTGAGGACGATGGCGTCCAGCTCCGGCGGTACTTCCTTGTTCACGCGCGAGGG
This genomic interval carries:
- a CDS encoding head GIN domain-containing protein, with amino-acid sequence MRMPSLSLLAVCCLAATACTAHAAEATKPSASQDAGETRQVEDFHGVSVSHGMRAEVKVGPKSVRLEGSPENLSRIQLRVEDGILTTRVERKGWDGLNGRVRLIVSSPRIDHVEASGGARMDAEATASGEFGAEASGGAVVTVRGVDARKVDAEASGGSEITLNGRATRLDVEASGGSQVHAQKLQGLEQLEAEASGGSIVEADAPSKVSGDASGGSIIRLSKRPQSSNVDVSGGSRLDASN
- a CDS encoding tenascin-X — encoded protein: MARTRTVGSGGLTALAMALAAFLAFGGGCREQPPLTGARSLLRVSQESVEFPASYPQVERQVELRVMNAGRTTLDVEWTQLTPPFAAVGLPTRMDPGEVPVRLTYKPEATGVRTATLVGRAPGGGEVRVELRGQANPLPDCPTPVACHASTFDVAAEGCVETQLPDGTACDPGNACIQDAACAAGRCKGKERVCDDGDACTTDVCNPLDGCTSVPAPPCPGDGRCQVGVCDPKVGCTLAKAPDGTFCGPERGCDAADVCLDGMCQRRDPPDGFQCAPASPCQGPGRCRGSVCERPTATALAPDWTYDAASNGEALHDLLVGPTGDVTLVGFFVPALLDAAGPVPVRARVAGRRCMLWNDRLLCMDLPLSGQVSLLDRVTGSPRWTFDLTTVRPDFTQGLTTLFMARLGVMQPDRLAALFEAYPAGTSRDTLCREYFLVVLDAFGGMVSAQALKDPLLAECNHPHPYGVASDVAGDLYVAFGPTQNVGAPLYPGAPTLLMAFSQDGVPRWRKTEAFAAGELAIVNGLLLNERSTQALRTRDGQPVASRTFPRELGRALATSTHLIPSPSEDDTANEWRLEGYALPDLAPSWTHGFRGWPGPVAPEARLASWTTWPGQPPETVVVGTGMDAQGPVLFAVSAKDGSEVFQCRVPHAATPAQFLELGPDSVVLMDNATTCGECDPPYAYSQARFRRFPIPGLKPAEEPWPGTFGGPGHDHHEDPVRGR
- a CDS encoding DUF429 domain-containing protein, which translates into the protein MTDAHRFVGWDLTDPFARAPRPVDEAVVDRDGRVRFSQRAWPVPRARHALDPEALAEAFAVGPGDVVVVDGPQALASPGARVRDAEARLRAPGRTPDVLPLPGAPFAGFVRGGVLLFAALRTHARVPMLDLDTPALSRARLLEAFPGATWRALAVEKLGAKASPEGRARRQALLEAGGLRFMDAGTCTHDQLDAALCAWLGWLTRTRPGDVTAVGLPLTRDADGTLREGRILDLAALR
- a CDS encoding serine/threonine-protein kinase — translated: MAGTTLTLTPDGFRGRVLGKYEVLCRLSTGGMAEIFLAAQRGLAGFRKLVVLKQILPDIRGEEEFVRMFLDEAKVTAAFNQPHIAQVYDLDVADGELFLAMEFVPGATLVEVARACRSVQEPIPMGLSLMAVRDTAVALNYAHSFTDPLGRPSPVVHRDIAEKNIMVTYEGVTKLLDFGIAKSLARASRTAVGMVKGTSGYMSPEQIMGDPLDARSDLFSLGVVLHECLTGMRLFYAKSAEAMMNAVLSGDVPPPSRVNKEVPPELDAIVLKALAKRREDRYGTTLEFARAIERAVGPRIWHPEQSSELMLRLFTERRDQTRLLLMSAQSSGDGTSSETQVAKVIAGGGDVPEPVVAPPAVAPPPRTPAAPPKAPAPAKAPPAPAPGTSGRRNTTEELAVRKPASTAASRRVSPATEPIRPPPPTNELSAQPEDSEPGVRTQPALPPVMMDSSLRITAPVTAAPGYVEGETILTPLSRVGAQPPEVPKARPPAFVPPADEARARSGREGPSEDGRARAARDSAHGSEEPRSRSARDAAEEPRGRAARDASHAEDSRPRPPREAFNVPPEDSRPRPSRDASNSSAEDSRPRPSRDTSNSSAEDSRPRPSRASTTDSLRVTQPHTAPQPLLNDGETAISRVPSLPPEEAPENTPAVRRSPASRRKQSSPPSRSTPARASGRPTEPHDFINEGPPAPPRRRTGALIAAGIGILGIAGLGVTVALGLDGGRVSALWSSAPSHGQDAKSSTTSPPPPSPEPEARKPATAEPAVADATPPQAAPSDPAPASTDTADDPQTPKGKTRPPVRKGKRDASDPATPARARSRTAAAPADDAESDLPAPDDGAAEAAVPQGFLTLITEPSARVTLAGRPLGETPLTKVALPVGRHTLKLVDGTGRPLKLVVEIKPDDTTSVRVPLEMLDNP
- a CDS encoding aldo/keto reductase, whose amino-acid sequence is MHYRPLGRTGLFVSELCFGAMTFGGEGYWKNIGQQGQAEADALVGRCLDAGINFFDTANVYSYGQSEELLGKALAARRSQVVLATKVRGRMGPGQNEVGLSRYHVFDSVHASLKRLGTDHIDLLQIHGYDAATPLDETLRALDDLVRQGKVRYLGASNLAAWQLMKALGLSDHRGLSRFESLQAYYSIAGRDLERELVPLLKDQQVGLMVWSPLAGGFLSGKYRRNAEGPEGARRTTFDFPPVDRERAYNAIDVMDAVAKETGATVARVALAWLLHQPHVTTVILGAKTQAQLEDNLAATELRLSPEHLAKLDAVSRLPPEYPGWMVERQNADRLPPAR